A part of Paenibacillus donghaensis genomic DNA contains:
- a CDS encoding ATP-grasp domain-containing protein, producing the protein MIINFIFFSPHFPQNSADFCFHLKQQGATVLGIGDLAYGQLEDKLKDSLTEYYKVHSMEDYGEVLRAVGFFTHKYGKIDRFESLNEHWLELDAAIRTDFNIYGTRLDFVYNLKQKSKMKDFFHKSGVSTVQFSTGTTRESAEEFIAACGYPLVVKPDLGSGASQTYKLNNTEELDYFFATKPEDTAFIMEEFIDGVILTYDGLIDRSGKVQFAVSHLFEQSVMDVVNTDNHLYYYCLKDISPEVEDAGRRILQAFEIKERFFHIELFKSNKDGRIIALEVNMRPPGAWMTDAINFSYDVDIYKEWAAMIVNDQMGGPYEGQYYTGYASRKQHKHYVHSHGDILNTYENLIVKYAEIEQVFSRAMGNSAYQFRSPSLDQVREIVNYIQLEEG; encoded by the coding sequence TTGATCATTAACTTTATCTTTTTCTCCCCTCATTTCCCGCAGAACAGCGCCGATTTCTGTTTCCATCTGAAGCAGCAGGGGGCTACGGTTCTGGGCATCGGAGATCTTGCATATGGCCAGCTGGAGGACAAGCTGAAAGACTCGCTGACGGAGTATTACAAGGTTCACAGTATGGAAGATTACGGCGAAGTGCTGCGGGCCGTGGGCTTCTTCACCCATAAATACGGGAAGATCGACCGGTTCGAATCGCTGAACGAACACTGGCTGGAGCTGGATGCGGCGATCCGCACCGATTTCAACATCTATGGCACAAGGCTAGATTTCGTGTATAACCTGAAGCAGAAGTCCAAGATGAAGGATTTCTTTCATAAAAGCGGTGTAAGCACCGTACAGTTCTCAACGGGAACTACGCGCGAGAGTGCAGAGGAATTCATCGCCGCCTGCGGTTATCCACTGGTCGTCAAGCCGGACCTTGGCTCCGGAGCCAGCCAGACCTACAAGCTGAACAATACGGAGGAGCTGGATTATTTTTTTGCTACCAAACCTGAGGATACAGCCTTTATTATGGAGGAATTTATCGACGGCGTTATCCTGACCTACGACGGACTGATTGACCGTAGCGGCAAGGTACAGTTCGCGGTGAGCCATCTCTTTGAGCAAAGTGTGATGGATGTGGTGAACACGGACAACCATCTTTATTATTACTGCCTGAAGGATATCAGCCCCGAGGTGGAGGATGCCGGACGGCGGATTCTGCAGGCTTTTGAGATTAAGGAGCGTTTCTTCCATATTGAATTGTTCAAATCGAATAAGGATGGCAGAATCATCGCGCTTGAAGTGAATATGCGCCCGCCGGGAGCCTGGATGACCGATGCCATCAACTTCAGCTATGACGTCGACATCTACAAGGAATGGGCCGCGATGATCGTCAACGATCAGATGGGCGGACCTTATGAAGGCCAATATTATACCGGCTATGCCAGCCGCAAGCAGCACAAGCATTATGTCCACAGCCACGGCGATATTCTTAACACTTACGAGAATCTGATCGTCAAATACGCTGAGATTGAGCAGGTGTTCAGCCGGGCGATGGGCAACAGCGCTTATCAATTCCGTTCCCCATCGCTGGATCAGGTCCGAGAGATCGTGAACTACATTCAACTAGAAGAAGGATAG